The genomic region GGACGAGCCGGACGACTGGATGCGGGTGGCGACGCGGCGGGCGCGGTGGCGGATGACCGGCGAGGTGGGGGATCTTGTGCCGGTGTGCACCGAGGTGCTGTCCGGACTGGACGACGGGCGGTTCCTGCCGGTGATGGTGCCGGCGGCGCAGGCGTTGGCCGAGGTCGGGGAACGGCCGGAGGTGCTGGTGCGGGCGCTGGCGTCGGACCGGCGGTGGGCGTCGTCCGGTGGGTGGCGGGCGTTCGACCAGGACGAGCGGCTGCGGGCGGTGCTAGAGGACCCGATCCGCGACTGACAGCGAGACCAGGTACGTGCCGAGGATCAACGCCGCCCCGAGCCACGGCCAGTACGCGCGGGGCCGCTGCAAGGCGCGGAACCACGTCGCGAAGGTGGCCGCCAGACCGAACACGACGGGTGCGACGAAGGAGAGGACCAGCGGGACCTGGCAGGTGCCGCTGCACGTCGTGGTGGGCGTGAAGCCGAGGATGCCGAAGAACATCACGAACACGGCGGCGCCGAACAGCACGAGCATGCCCAGCAGGGCGACCACGATCCGCATGAGCCTGCACGCTAGTGGTGTGGCTCAGCACGTTGCCGGGGGAATTCGCGGTCAGACCGGTGGATCGTGGTGTCGCCCCCACGTCTTCATACTGGATGTATGGGGGCGTGGGGGCGGCGCCGCGAGGTGCCCTGCTGAGCGTGGATCACCTCGCCAAGGTGCTGAGTCGCGCCACTGGCCAACGGTGATCACTTCCGCCGGCGAAAAGCCCTGCGTGAAATTCTGTCGGTGCGGCCAGCTAGCCTTGACGGAAAAGCTGACGTCATCTACAAGGAGCCACCACCGTGTTGCGCACGCACGAGGCCGGGTCACTCCGGGCCGAGCACGCCGGGCAGTCCGTCACCCTCACCGGGTGGGTCGCTCGCCGGCGGGATCACGGCGGTGTCATCTTCATCGACCTGCGTGACGCGAGCGGCGTGGCCCAGGTCGTGTTCCGCGAGGGCGAGATGGCCGAGCGCGCGCACCGGTTGCGCAGCGAGTACGTCATCAAGGTCACCGGCGAGGTGAGCAAGCGGCCGGAGGGCAGCGAGAACCCCGAGCTGCCCACGGGTGCGATCGAGGTCTACGTGAGCGACCTCGAGGTGCTCAACGAGGCCGCGCCGCTGCCGTTCCAGGTCGAGAGCGACGTCGAGCCGGGTGAGGAGGCGCGTCTCAAGCACCGCTACCTCGACCTGCGCCGCGCCACCCCGGCCAAGGCCATCCGGCTGCGCAGCGAGGTCAGCCGCATCGCCCGCGAGGTGCTGCACTCCGAGAAGTTCGTCGAGGTCGAGACCCCGACCCTGACCCGGTCGACGCCCGAGGGCGCGCGTGACTTCCTGGTGCCCGCCCGCCTGCGTCCCGGTTCCTGGTACGCGCTGCCGCAGTCGCCGCAGCTGTTCAAGCAGCTGCTGATGGTCGGTGGCCTGGAGCGGTACTACCAGATCGCGCGCTGCTACCGCGACGAGGACTTCCGCGCCGACCGCCAGCCGGAGTTCACCCAGCTCGACATCGAGATGAGCTTCGTCGAGCAGGACGACGTCATCGCGCTCACCGAGAAGCTGCTGGCCGCCATCTGGAAGGAGACCAAGGGCGTCGAGCTGCCGCTGCCGTTCCGCCGCATCTCCTACGCCGAGGCGATGGCGAAGTACGGCTCCGACAAGCCGGACCTGCGCTTCGACCTGGAGCTGACCGAGCTCACCGAGTACTTCAAGGACACGACGTTCCGCGTGTTCCAGGCGCCGTACGTCGGTGCCGTCGTCATGCCCGGCGGCGCCTCGCAGCCCCGCCGCACGCTCGACGGCTGGCAGGAGTTCGCCAAGCAGCGCGGGCACAAGGGCCTCGCCTACGTGCTGGTGGGCGAGGACGGCACGCTGGGCGGCCCGGTCGCGAAGAACCTCACCGACGCCGAGCGCGACGGCCTGGCCAAGGCCGTGGGCGCCAACCCCGGCGACTGCATCTTCTTCGCCGCCGGTGAGGCCCGCGACGCCCGTGCCCTGCTCGGCGCCGCCCGCGTGGAGATCGCCAGCCGCGTGCAGCTGATCGACGAGAACGCCTGGGCCTTCGCCTGGGTCGTCGACTTCCCGATGTTCGAGGCCGTCGACAAGCTCGAGGCGGGCGACGTCGCGGTCGGCGGCGGCAAGTGGACCGCGCTGCACCACGCGTTCACCTCGCCGACCCCGGAGTGGGTCGACAACTTCGAGTCCGACCCCGGCAACGCGCTGGCCTACGCCTACGACGTGATCCTCAACGGCAACGAGCTCGGCGGCGGCTCCATCCGTATCCACCGGGCCGACGTGCAGCAGCGCGCGTTCAACGTCATGGGCATCGGCGCCGAGGAGGCGCAGGAGAAGTTCGGCTTCCTGCTCGACGCGTTCAAGTACGGCGCCCCGCCCCACGGCGGCATCGCGCTGGGCTGGGACCGCCTGTGCATGCTGCTCGCGGGTGTCGACTCGATCCGCGAGGTGATCGCGTTCCCGAAGAGCGGCGGCGGGTTCGACCCGTTGACCGCGGCTCCGGCGCCGATCACGGCGTTGCAGCGCAAGGAAGCGGGCGTGGACGCGAAGCCGGACCAGAAGGGCTGAGCCGGGCCGGGAGTGGCGCGGTTTGGCCGATCCTCACAACCCGTGCGGGACCGAACAAACCGCCCACATCGCCCCACCGGGAGAAAGATCGTCCGGCGGGGCAACCTCCCACCCACCCGCACGCGTTTCTCACAGCATGGGACCGGTTCGCCCGATCGAGCAGCTACTTGATCGGTATTGACGCGTGAGTCAACAACTGGGGTGTTGATCGGCCCGTACCGAGCAACGGATGGTGTTTCCACACGTCCACAGCTCGGAGGGGGATCCGGAAACGGCCGGAGCCGTTGTCAACCGGTGGTGGTGGTCGCCGCTTGGCCGGATTAGCGTCGGTCGGGCTCACGGACATGGGGAGTAGGGTCGGAGGGGATGAGCGTGGAGATCACCGCGGGCCCTCCCGACACGACTTCACCGGAGATCGTCGAAGCTGTCGAGGCTGCCGAGCGGGTACTGACCAGGCGACTGGGCGCGACGGTGCGCCTCGCGGACCCCGAGGCTCTCGGGGGTACCGGTCGTTCCGTCGTCATCCGGGTCAGAGTGGCTTCCTCGCCGTTCTCCATGCCCCGCACGCTGGTGGTGAAGCGCTACCCGCCGGCGGCCGGTGACCGTGACCCGTGGGCCCACGAGGCGGTCAGCCACCAGCTGCTGACGGCGTTGCCGGCCGAGGAGCGGGCCACGCCCGAGCTGTTCGCGCACGACGGCACGTCCAGGCTGGTCGTGCTGGAGGACCTCGGGCGGGCGCCACGCCTCTCCGAGAAGCTGCACGGCAAGGACGCGCGGGTCGCCGAGCGCGGGCTGCTCTCCTGGGCGCACGCCATGGGGCGGTTGCACGCCACGACGGCCGGGCGGGACGCGGACTTCGACGCGTTGATGCGCAGGGCCGGGGCGCAGTGCTGCCAGGACCCCATCGCGGTCGACGTGCACGCGGCGCTCGCCGGGTTACCGGGACTGCTGA from Lentzea guizhouensis harbors:
- the aspS gene encoding aspartate--tRNA ligase, with the protein product MLRTHEAGSLRAEHAGQSVTLTGWVARRRDHGGVIFIDLRDASGVAQVVFREGEMAERAHRLRSEYVIKVTGEVSKRPEGSENPELPTGAIEVYVSDLEVLNEAAPLPFQVESDVEPGEEARLKHRYLDLRRATPAKAIRLRSEVSRIAREVLHSEKFVEVETPTLTRSTPEGARDFLVPARLRPGSWYALPQSPQLFKQLLMVGGLERYYQIARCYRDEDFRADRQPEFTQLDIEMSFVEQDDVIALTEKLLAAIWKETKGVELPLPFRRISYAEAMAKYGSDKPDLRFDLELTELTEYFKDTTFRVFQAPYVGAVVMPGGASQPRRTLDGWQEFAKQRGHKGLAYVLVGEDGTLGGPVAKNLTDAERDGLAKAVGANPGDCIFFAAGEARDARALLGAARVEIASRVQLIDENAWAFAWVVDFPMFEAVDKLEAGDVAVGGGKWTALHHAFTSPTPEWVDNFESDPGNALAYAYDVILNGNELGGGSIRIHRADVQQRAFNVMGIGAEEAQEKFGFLLDAFKYGAPPHGGIALGWDRLCMLLAGVDSIREVIAFPKSGGGFDPLTAAPAPITALQRKEAGVDAKPDQKG